The Cucumis melo cultivar AY chromosome 6, USDA_Cmelo_AY_1.0, whole genome shotgun sequence genome includes a region encoding these proteins:
- the LOC103493305 gene encoding guanine nucleotide-binding protein-like NSN1, protein MVKKSKKSKSKRVSLKKKYKIIRKVKEHHKKKAKEAKKLSFKGKSKVEKDPGIPNDWPFKEQELKALEARRARALDEMEQKKASRKERAQKRKLGLLDDDNMASVEQRLGETKDEDNSVGPVRSRDNSDRAFYKELVKVIDASDVILEVLDARDPLGTRCIDMEKMVMKAGPDKHLVLLLNKIDLVPREAVEKWLSYLREELPAVAFKCSTQEQRSNLGWKSSKTSKTKTSNLLQRSDCLGAETLIKLLKNYSRSYEIKKSITVGVIGLPNVGKSSLINSLKRSHVVNVGATPGLTRSMQEVHLDKNVKLLDCPGVVMLRTKENEPSIALRNCKRIEKLEDPIAPVKEILKLCPSKTLVTLYKLSSFDTVDDFLQKVAVIRGKLKKGGIVDVEAAARIVLHDWNEGKIPYYTMPPVRNQEPSEARIVSELGKEFDIDAVYSGESSFIGSLKSVDDFNPVEVPPSCPPNFDESMQEQENENAQSSTQDDEILENKMNNSEDESMEQEEDGNGEGEGKGKGQDATSRQNEKLYSAEGILNTKMRRAEKKQRKKVNKSSVSTDAMEDDDYDFKVDFKKK, encoded by the exons ATGGTGAAGAAGAGCAAAA AGAGTAAAAGCAAGAGGGTTTCTTTAAAGAAGAAGTACAAGATCATTAGAAAGGTGAAGGAGCATCACAAGAAGAAGGCTAAGGAAGCCAAGAAGCTAAGCTTCAAGGGCAAAAGCAAGGTTGAGAAGGACCCAGGTATTCCTAATGATTGGCCTTTCAAGGAACAGGAGCTCAAGGCTCTTGAAGCTCGTCGTGCTCGAGCTCTTGATGAGATGGAACAAAAGAAAGCATCTCGGAAGGAGAGG GCACAAAAGAGAAAGTTGGGGTTGCTAGATGATGATAATATGGCCTCTGTAGAACAAAGATTAGGAGAGACAAAAGATGAAGACAACTCTGTCGGGCCTGTGCGTAGTCGTG ATAACTCAGATAGAGCTTTCTACAAGGAATTGGTTAAAGTTATTGATGCATCAGATGTCATTTTAGAAGTCTTGGATGCACGAGATCCCCTTGGCACCCGTTGTATTGATATGGAGAAGATGGTGATGAAAGCGGGTCCTGATAAGCATCTTGTATTACTACTGAATAAAATTG ATCTTGTCCCTCGAGAGGCTGTTGAGAAGTGGCTTAGTTATCTGAGAGAAGAATTGCCTGCTGTTGCCTTCAAGTGTAGCACACAAGAGCAAAGGTCCAACTTAGGTTGGAAATCTTCAAAAACatccaaaacaaaaacaagtaaTTTATTGCAGAGAAGTGACTGTCTTGGAGCCGAAACTCTTATTAAACTGTTGAAGAATTACTCGAGAAGTTATGAG ATTAAAAAATCAATTACCGTGGGTGTCATTGGCCTGCCTAATGTTGGCAAGAGCAGTCTTATTAATAGTCTGAAGAGATCTCATGTTGTCAACGTTGGAGCTACTCCAGGATTAACAAGATCAATGCAAGAAGTCCATCTAGACAAAAATGTCAAATTGTTGGATTGTCCCGGTGTTGTAATGCTAAGAACTAAAGAAAATGAGCCATCTATAGCTCTTAGGAATTGCAAAAGAATTGAGAAGTTGGAAGATCCCATTGCTCCTG TGAAGGAGATCTTGAAGCTTTGCCCTTCCAAAACCCTGGTAACTCTATATAAGCTTTCGAGCTTCGATACGGTTGATGATTTTCTGCAGAAGGTAGCTGTCATTCGAGGCAAACTTAAGAAAGGTGGTATTGTGGATGTTGAAGCTGCTGCTAGAATTGTTTTGCATGACTGGAACGAAG GTAAAATTCCATATTATACAATGCCGCCAGTTAGAAATCAAGAACCTTCAGAGGCAAGGATCGTCTCAGAGCTTGGGAAAGAGTTTGATATTGATGCAGTTTATAGTGGTGAATCATCATTCATTGGAAGCCTAAAATCCGTGGATGATTTCAATCCTGTCGAAGTTCCCCCCAGTTGTCCACCGAATTTTGACGAGAGTATGCAAGAGCAAGAG AATGAGAATGCTCAATCGTCTACGCAAGATGACGAAATCCTGGAGAATAAGATGAATAATAGCGAGGACGAGTCCATGGAGCAGGAAGAAGATGGCAATGGCGAAGGCGAAGGCAAAGGCAAGGGACAAGATGCAACTAGCAGGCAGAATGAGAAATTGTATTCAGCAGA